One window from the genome of Saccharomyces mikatae IFO 1815 strain IFO1815 genome assembly, chromosome: 6 encodes:
- the TEL2 gene encoding Tel2p (similar to Saccharomyces cerevisiae TEL2 (YGR099W); ancestral locus Anc_3.442): MNLETLKQGAHSDQIHKVLVQLDTDPHESVDLETSMVLIKFVLPVYPSLPERSKMILRQLISKSLTFLSQLVTFSKTISGRDGLEEINIYLDVLEDVVSLELGCLNSHLEASRNSKLDRDNVKALFFGSKLFNLLAGRIDIAKYLGYLRLQWKFLFENNKTVKLNPPGFLGEWLVATFLLNPTLATDIILGELFLLEESYFSSFQKIVSASRPLEQRRLVAKFLLPYIQIGLSVENSNEVRKILRRFDLDKIVFLSVLFDIQSLPLKEIIVRLMSNHSSMKFVSALVSKFADFADDDVDTKTCELLVLFIVHNLSSPQKEHISHDDQFLTAVTKHLGSNEHEARERAMFIAKLLSNGDLKYESDFEISIPNLKFDSNSENEAINFQTLRNSSILNIQLGVGKDRITEISSHVQSLTLDCDDSDDDDEENHVKRIVFLKDLMKEYEQTGETRKAPLLPLLKQTVKLVRQKKDFPLEVGYYAQAILSSIACLNNEFDESLFEQWRINALVSVLVILPNKVTDATNILFNSELSLQQRMSLLSALGLSARELRGFDDPTTMKPQFDFPTNRLPWDSQSNNTGKLVEVQELPNMIKETKTVWKSKKLSKDQEKETHNCFQKHASIFFYPLAHGWLNGIDVGTYNQLFKSHYLKTLRIIYSCANPVHDFEYMTELMDRVISLAIEEGIPLDQN; this comes from the coding sequence ATGAATTTAGAAACGCTGAAACAGGGGGCTCACAGTGATCAAATTCATAAGGTTTTAGTACAATTGGATACCGATCCTCATGAATCAGTGGATCTTGAAACCTCTATGGTTCTTATTAAGTTCGTACTTCCGGTATATCCATCACTGCCGGAAAGATCGAAGATGATATTGAGACAACTAATCTCTAAGTCGTTAACATTTCTATCTCAGCTCGTCACTTTCTCTAAAACAATAAGTGGGCGTGATGGATTAGAGGAGATAAACATATATCTAGATGTTTTGGAAGACGTTGTTAGTCTCGAACTGGGATGTTTAAATTCTCATTTAGAGGCAAGCAGAAATAGCAAACTAGACCGTGATAATGTCAAGGCTTTATTTTTCGGAAGTAAGCTATTTAATCTACTGGCTGGGCGAATTGATATAGCGAAGTATTTAGGATACCTTCGCCTTCAGTGgaagtttctttttgaaaacaataagaCAGTTAAGTTGAACCCGCCTGGCTTCCTAGGAGAATGGTTGGTAGCGACGTTTCTGCTCAACCCTACGCTTGCAACGGATATAATATTGGGTGAATTATTCTTGTTGGAAGAGTCatatttctcttcatttCAGAAGATAGTGTCAGCTAGTAGACCACTGGAGCAAAGAAGGCTTGTTGCTAAGTTTTTGTTACCATATATTCAAATTGGACTAAGCGTTGAAAACTCTAACGAAGTAAGGAAGATCCTGAGGCGATTTGATCTAGATAAAATCGTGTTTCTATCTGTATTATTTGATATACAGTCACTTCCCTTGAAGGAAATCATAGTTCGTCTAATGAGTAATCACTCTTCTATGAAATTTGTCAGTGCTTTAGTTAGTAAGTTTGCTGATTTTGCTGATGACGATGTGGATACGAAAACCTGTGAATTGCTTGTACTCTTTATAGTACACAATCTTAGTTCACCTCAGAAGGAACATATATCGCATGATGATCAGTTTTTAACTGCTGTGACCAAACATTTGGGTAGCAATGAACACGAAGCAAGGGAACGGGCAATGTTTATTGCTAAGCTTTTATCAAATGGTGATTTGAAGTATGAAagtgattttgaaatcagTATACCGAATTTGAAGTTCGATAGTAACAGTGAGAATGAAGCGATTAATTTCCAAACCTTACGAAATTCATCTATACTCAATATCCAACTGGGAGTTGGAAAGGACAGGATTACAGAGATTTCAAGCCATGTTCAAAGCCTTACGCTGGACTGTGATGATAgcgatgatgacgatgaagaaaatcatgTTAAGCGGATTGTATTCTTAAAAGATTTGATGAAAGAGTATGAACAAACTGGTGAAACTCGAAAAGCTCCACTACTGCCACTTCTAAAACAGACAGTGAAATTGGTACGGCAAAAGAAGGATTTTCCATTAGAGGTTGGTTATTACGCCCAGGCAATTTTGTCGAGTATTGCATGTCTGAATAATGAGTTCGATGAATCGCTCTTCGAGCAGTGGAGAATCAACGCTTTAGTAAGTGTATTGGTCATTCTGCCAAACAAGGTAACCGATGCTACAAATATTCTATTCAATTCAGAATTGTCATTACAGCAAAGAATGTCATTATTATCGGCCTTAGGGCTTTCTGCAAGGGAGTTAAGGGGATTTGACGATCCTACAACTATGAAACCTCAGTTCGATTTTCCTACTAATCGTTTACCGTGGGATAGCCAGAGTAACAACACTGGTAAGCTAGTTGAGGTTCAAGAATTGCCTAATATGATAAAGGAGACGAAAACAGTATGGAAATCTAAAAAACTCAGCAAAGaccaagaaaaggaaacgCACAATTGCTTCCAGAAACATGCCAGTATATTCTTCTACCCACTGGCACACGGATGGCTCAACGGAATTGACGTAGGTACATACAATCAACTCTTCAAGTCGCATTATTTAAAGACATTGCGTATTATATACTCTTGTGCCAATCCGGTCCATGATTTCGAATACATGACCGAATTGATGGACCGTGTAATTAGTTTGGCCATAGAAGAAGGAATTCCTCTTGATCAGAATTAG
- the MDR1 gene encoding GTPase-activating protein MDR1 (similar to Saccharomyces cerevisiae MDR1 (YGR100W); ancestral locus Anc_3.444), with protein sequence MSFFDSLRQKAPFLDKLADSFTPTLTRDEKFRLKYKLPASEKILDDTNAEVSFATSTKDGKGYFNRVNSKGRKTAYVYSGRLFLTPHFLVFRDAFDHSSCILILNISTIKRVERSPSESYEFALLVTLYTGAKVLVQFIGIRYRSEQFCNKLKLNLKENIPNTKDLPAFLETSYSEFLIAKNILGKKDIIVPRAGLGQHFKYPGNPTMAKEKAKLRLWFDYFRENGRNLATVQTPMFRKLIRIGVPNRMRGEIWELCSGAMYVRYASSGEYEKILHDNAGKTSQAIDEIEKDLKRSLPEYSAYQTEEGIQRLRNVLTAYSWKNPDVGYCQAMNIVVAGFLIFMSEEQAFWCLCNLCDIYVPGYYSKTMYGTLLDQRVFESFVEDRMPVLWEYIVQHDIQLSVVSLPWFLSLFFTSMPLEYAVRIMDIFFMNGSITLFQVALAVLKINADDILQADDDGMFIAIIKHYFQTLGQSAHPDSGDIKYRQITKFQELLVTAFKEFSVITEELAMQARHKYEKGIFQNIETFMKRTQLRHMPKTFNLSSGNLSNIYDMFYQSIETYKISMGTGSSNMGFEVFIQFLSKFCDSCRPCEKDEDPAFRKQKRNFLQRLFDNWDSAHIGELTLNDVVTGLDKLLTVDLLQAINYFFSLYDTDDDGELHREEVLQLSEGLLLLTEPWKSGKYVDLLTKKRIEDDIAERIIKESGEEIITMNQIELPTGVTIDEEKYKAEQAERYLKAASNFLQRSFEYAKAVDLAEEVNLIDLSDDEGEEKRTAKLKHLESIKANAALDPTHPKVIDLPTFRMIILADETYELFFSNTLRSSIHVDEHVSINNKNKVLRSMFDGILADGKRVAEQVRRRVDSVATRNSITSTESTPIAAASLTTTKEEKYDDLDDFTSEHQPEHEELLQSSWFEIDDANETSTKAIQERSFEPLSASPSEDKSNLIEFEA encoded by the coding sequence ATGTCATTCTTTGATTCCTTACGTCAAAAGGCTCCTTTCCTGGACAAATTGGCTGACAGTTTCACTCCGACATTAACCAGAGATGAGAAATTTAGATTGAAGTATAAACTTCCAGCAAGTGAAAAAATTCTGGATGATACAAATGCAGAAGTTTCATTTGCAACGTCTACCAAAGATGGTAAAGGGTATTTTAATAGGGTTAACAGTAAAGGGAGAAAAACCGCTTATGTATACTCTGGACGACTGTTTCTAACACCTCACTTCCTGGTATTCCGGGACGCATTCGATCATTCCTCGTGTATATTAATACTGAATATCTCTACTATCAAACGAGTTGAGAGATCGCCATCCGAATCGTATGAGTTTGCTCTTTTAGTAACATTATACACAGGAGCAAAAGTCTTGGTTCAATTTATCGGTATTCGTTACAGATCAGAACAATTTTGTAACAAATTAAAgctaaatttgaaagaaaatattccaaACACCAAAGACTTACCTGCTTTCCTAGAAACTTCATATTCAGAATTTTTGATTGCTAAAAATATACTAGGTAAAAAGGATATAATTGTACCCAGGGCTGGTCTTGGTCAGCATTTTAAGTATCCCGGAAACCCAACTATGGCGAAAGAGAAAGCCAAATTGAGATTGTGGTTTGATTATTTTAGGGAGAATGGAAGGAACCTGGCTACTGTACAAACTCCCATGTTCAGGAAACTAATTAGAATTGGTGTCCCCAATCGAATGAGAGGCGAAATTTGGGAGTTATGTTCAGGAGCAATGTATGTGCGCTATGCAAGTTCCGGGGAGTATGAAAAGATATTGCATGATAATGCTGGGAAAACGTCACAAGCTATTGATGAAATCGAAAAGGATTTAAAGAGATCACTGCCAGAGTATTCAGCATATCAAACTGAAGAAGGTATTCAAAGGTTGAGAAATGTTTTGACAGCATATTCATGGAAAAATCCTGATGTCGGATATTGTCAGGCCATGAATATAGTCGTTGCAGGATTTTTAATCTTCATGTCTGAAGAACAGGCGTTTTGGTGCCTATGTAATTTATGTGACATTTACGTTCCAggttattattcaaagacaATGTACGGCACACTATTAGACCAAAGAGTGTTCGAGTCCTTTGTAGAAGACCGTATGCCAGTTCTTTGGGAGTATATTGTCCAACATGATATTCAACTATCTGTGGTGTCTTTACCCTGGTTTTTGTCCTTGTTCTTCACTTCAATGCCTTTAGAATATGCTGTTAGAATAATggacattttcttcatgaACGGATCTATCACATTATTTCAAGTGGCATTGGCAGTTCTGAAGATAAATGCAGATGATATTTTACAAGCGGATGATGACGGGATGTTTATTGCCATCATTAAGCACTATTTCCAGACTCTAGGCCAAAGTGCGCATCCAGATTCAGGTGACATAAAGTATAGACAAATTacaaaatttcaagaattgTTAGTGACGGCTTTCAAGGAGTTTAGTGTCATCACTGAAGAATTGGCAATGCAGGCAAGACACAAATATGAAAAGGGCATTTTCCAAAACATTGAGACTTTCATGAAAAGAACGCAATTGCGTCACATGCCAAAAACTTTTAATCTTTCTAGTGGCAACTTGTCCAACATCTATGATATGTTTTACCAAAGTATAGAGACTTACAAAATAAGCATGGGAACCGGTTCATCTAATATGGGCTTTGAAGTATTCATTCAGTTTTTGAGTAAGTTTTGTGATTCGTGTAGGCCGtgtgaaaaagatgaagaccCAGCTTTCCGTAAgcaaaaaaggaattttttACAAAGGCTGTTTGACAATTGGGATTCTGCTCATATCGGTGAGTTGACATTGAATGATGTCGTAACAGGTTTGGATAAGCTGTTGACTGTTGATCTTTTGCAAGCCATAaactatttcttctctttataTGATACAGATGACGATGGTGAATTGCATAGAGAGGAAGTGCTGCAATTATCGGAAGGGCTATTGCTGCTTACGGAACCTTGGAAAAGTGGTAAATACGTGGATCTGTTAACTAAGAAGCGCATTGAAGACGATATCGCTGAGAGAATCATCAAGGAAAGCGGGGAAGAGATAATCACGATGAACCAGATCGAGTTACCAACAGGAGTTaccattgatgaagaaaaatataaagcTGAACAAGCAGAAAGATATCTAAAAGCTGCAAGcaactttcttcaaagatcTTTTGAATACGCTAAGGCGGTTGATCTCGCGGAAGAGGTAAATTTGATTGATCTGtctgatgatgaaggcGAGGAAAAGCGAACAGCAAAATTGAAACATCTGGAAAGCATAAAAGCAAACGCAGCCTTAGATCCTACTCATCCGAAGGTCATAGACCTACCAACTTTTAGGATGATTATCTTGGCAGATGAAACTTAcgaactttttttttctaatacTTTACGATCATCGATTCACGTCGACGAGCATGTCAGCAttaataacaaaaacaaagttCTTAGAAGTATGTTTGACGGTATATTAGCAGATGGTAAGAGGGTTGCTGAGCAGGTCCGTCGCCGCGTCGACTCTGTAGCAACCAGAAATAGTATCACTTCTACAGAAAGCACACCAATAGCCGCAGCAAGTTTGACAACtaccaaagaagaaaagtatgATGATCTAGATGACTTTACATCAGAGCATCAACCCGAGCATGAAGAACTCTTGCAAAGTTCTTGGTTTGAGATCGATGATGCTAACGAAACTAGTACTAAAGCCATCCAAGAGAGGTCTTTTGAACCTTTATCAGCAAGCCCATCGGAAGACAAGTCCAATCTTATTGAGTTTGAGGCATAA
- the PCP1 gene encoding rhomboid protease PCP1 (similar to Saccharomyces cerevisiae PCP1 (YGR101W); ancestral locus Anc_3.445) — MLGASSVMLGLRPSSRLFFRNNFSLLTSRTSVSHTGKLQRIMIPKKVPNLVSCGIVLQQVIPKRFFSQTPTMKSRWKPIFNEETTNRYVRLNRFQQYQQQRNDGSSLGSTTILGLSLMVGIYFVSPYLFENVPPFTYFKEHPKNLVYALLGINVAVFGLWQLPKCWKFLQKYMLLQKDHLISKISIIGSAFSHQEFWHLGMNMLALWSFGTSLSTMLGASNFFSLYMNSAIAGSLFSLWYPKLARLAIVGPSLGASGALFGVLGCFSYLFPHAKILLFVFPVPGGAWVAFLASVAWNAAGCALRWGSFDYAAHLGGSMMGVLYGWYISKAVEKQRQHRLQSAGRWF, encoded by the coding sequence ATGCTAGGTGCAAGCTCGGTTATGCTCGGTCTTCGACCCTCGTCAAGATTGTTCTTCCGCAACAACTTTTCGCTTTTAACATCAAGGACTTCGGTATCACATACAGGAAAACTCCAGCGTATAATGATACCAAAAAAAGTTCCAAATTTGGTAAGCTGTGGTATAGTCCTTCAACAAGTTATACcgaaaagatttttttcccAAACACCTACGATGAAGTCGAGGTGGAAGCCTATTTTCAACGAAGAGACTACCAACCGGTATGTGCGTTTGAACAGGTTTCAGCAGTACCAGCAACAGAGGAATGATGGTAGTTCACTAGGCTCTACGACTATACTGGGGCTTTCGCTGATGGTGGgaatttattttgtttcccCCTATTTGTTCGAGAACGTTCCACCTTTCACGTACTTTAAGGAGCATCCAAAGAATTTGGTCTACGCATTGTTAGGAATCAATGTTGCTGTATTTGGGCTATGGCAGCTACCTAAATGCTGGAAATTTTTACAGAAGTACATGCTATTGCAAAAGGATCATTTAATTAGCAAAATCTCCATAATCGGAAGTGCATTCTCCCATCAAGAATTCTGGCACTTAGGTATGAACATGCTGGCATTATGGTCCTTTGGTACTTCACTCTCAACGATGTTGGGCGCatctaattttttctccttaTACATGAATAGCGCCATTGCGGGGTCTCTGTTTTCGCTATGGTATCCAAAATTGGCACGTCTAGCTATTGTTGGACCCAGCTTGGGTGCTAGTGGGGCCTTATTTGGAGTCTTGGGTTGCTTTTCATATCTATTCCCCCATGCTAAAATACTACTGTTTGTTTTCCCAGTTCCGGGCGGGGCTTGGGTGGCATTCTTGGCTTCGGTAGCATGGAACGCAGCTGGTTGTGCATTGAGATGGGGATCATTTGACTATGCTGCACATCTAGGTGGTTCTATGATGGGCGTCTTGTATGGATGGTATATTAGTAAAGCTGTAGAGAAACAAAGACAACATCGTCTCCAGAGTGCTGGTAGATGGTTTTAA
- the GTF1 gene encoding glutamyl-tRNA(Gln) amidotransferase subunit F (similar to Saccharomyces cerevisiae GTF1 (YGR102C); ancestral locus Anc_3.446), with product MYGRWRLCGIYKVGGYILPGSQRLASTGGAKIGKKFENMDQIKNYLSQPVWSVREYLRVGVKEEKLELPSVKAVKKLLRLSGLPLEGADIEGIQMRLAKQLSFINKLHSIPVEGEEHKKEYNARLMQRKTRQLSYAGLLEGIRHQTQDVELGELSGSWKPTGLAAESKNVYFVIKEGLLKNRK from the coding sequence ATGTACGGCAGATGGCGACTATGCGGAATATATAAAGTAGGTGGATACATCCTCCCCGGCAGTCAGCGATTAGCATCTACGGGAGGAGCCAAGATCGGTAAGAAATTTGAGAATATGGATCAaataaagaattatttATCACAGCCTGTATGGTCAGTCCGTGAATATTTGCGTGTAGGtgttaaagaagaaaagctTGAGTTACCTTCTGTAAAAGCTGTGAAAAAGTTGTTGCGATTATCAGGTCTTCCCTTAGAAGGAGCGGATATTGAAGGGATTCAAATGCGACTTGCCAAACAGTTATCGTTCATCAACAAACTGCATAGTATACCTGTGGAAGGTGAAGAGCATAAGAAGGAATATAATGCTCGGTTGATGCAAAGGAAAACAAGGCAGTTGAGCTACGCAGGACTTCTTGAAGGCATCAGACACCAAACGCAGGATGTGGAGTTAGGTGAACTTAGTGGATCTTGGAAACCTACAGGGCTTGCAGCGGAATCCAAAAatgtatattttgttaTAAAGGAAGGATTGCTTAAAAACAGAAAgtaa